One genomic segment of Sminthopsis crassicaudata isolate SCR6 chromosome 4, ASM4859323v1, whole genome shotgun sequence includes these proteins:
- the GREM2 gene encoding gremlin-2: protein MVWKLSFSLFLMAMLIKVAETRKNRPPGAIPSPYKDSSSNNSERWQHQMKEVLASSQEALVVTERKYLKSDWCKTQPLRQTVSEEGCRSRTILNRFCYGQCNSFYIPRHVKKEEESFQSCAFCKPQRVTSVLVELECPGQDPPYRHKKIQKVKQCRCMSVNLSDSDKQ from the coding sequence atggtttggaaactttctttctctttgttcctgATGGCTATGCTGATTAAGGTGGCGGAAACTCGGAAAAACCGGCCCCCGGGAGCCATCCCTTCCCCATACAAggacagcagcagcaacaactcCGAGAGGTGGCAACATCAGATGAAGGAAGTGCTGGCTTCTAGCCAGGAGGCCTTAGTAGTCACCGAGCGGAAGTATCTGAAGAGTGACTGGTGTAAGACCCAGCCCCTGAGGCAGACGGTCAGTGAAGAAGGCTGTCGGAGCCGCACCATCCTCAACCGCTTCTGTTATGGCCAGTGCAACTCCTTTTACATCCCTCGCCAcgtgaagaaggaggaagagtcCTTCCAGTCTTGTGCTTTTTGTAAGCCCCAGCGGGTCACTTCTGTACTGGTAGAACTAGAGTGCCCGGGGCAGGACCCCCCCTACCGACACAAaaagattcagaaggtaaagcaGTGCCGGTGCATGTCTGTGAACCTCAGTGACTCAGACAAACAGTGA